CTGCTATGTATATCTGCAATAGAATAGAAAACATTAGTTATATAAGCATTTCAAACAAGAAAACAGTTGTATAATGTAAGCAACAAGTGTGAGCCGAAAGGGCTAAGATTTACCAGGTTCTCAGCAATGCGAGGGTATGTTTTTTCAAGCAACAACGCAATGACAGCTGGATCTGCTTCAGTTTGGTGGTTTGACATCAATATAATATTGTGTCCCTGCAATTAATGACATTAAAGTAACTATTTGACTCAAAATTTCTATTTAGCGGATAAATATTCAATTTCTTCACAATTGCTAGTAAAAATTAGGGTACATAGATAAAGATACCTTCTAAAAGACAGTAgctaaattaacataaaattaacatcTTGAGAATCAAATATATTGGGCTATGGtttcttaaaattattatttgaattagatgagaatgattaattataaatgGATAGAGTGCAAGAGTCCATATGCATATGAAATAGGTTTGAGTTCAACTACAACCAGTATGACTAGACCTAATCATTTAAATAGTTGGCTCCTCATCATAATTGTAAATGGATAGTTTTTTGTATTTTAGCAATGTAGGATATTTTAACACTCCCCTTAGCCCTGGTCACGGGCCGGTTTGGATTTGAAATCAGCCCTGTCAAAACTATTTCACTCAGCGGTTTTGTGCTTGTCCACAGTTGTTAGGATACATGAAACAGCGTTCAGAACCAACACCGTCGGTTCACAAACCGTGGCCAAGGCTACTCCCCCTCAAGTGCAACCAAGACTGTACATCAGATTGTCACTTGAAAGGAAATTAACATAGCGAATAACGGATAGCTGGGTCAGATCTTCTCTAGTACCatattaattgttcaatttcTGATAATTTTAGACAAATACACAGATTATTCATAATCTTAGTGTGATGCAAAGGGATGTCATCTAGAGATGCCATTAAGAATTCTCATGTTGTCGATCCCTTTCTAAAATGGAAGGGGGGGAGGGGGAAAGAGAAGTAGGACGCCGAATATATATGCACATAAAATGAAGACGAAAAAAATGAAGATAACTTGATTCTTTATCCTGTCATGCTTAGTATAGTATTAAGTAATCAATACATAAAGACATGTTTAATATGTATCTaggagaaaataaaaatgaagactGGTTGATTATTCAAATAATCTTAGTGTGATGTAAACGGATGTGGCTCTAAAAACAAATGTGGGTACCTGCTCAAGCTTTTCTTCCACTTCATGGAAAATGGAAACATTGCCAACATATGAGTTCCTATAATCAATATGGTTTAAAGGTAAGGAtatcattaaatttaaagaaaaacaatGACAGAAAGAGGATAGACCACATCTGAAAGccataaaataaatcaatcaacTTCGATAAAATTAAACATGTGAGATTGTTATGTGACACATAAGCAAGAAAGAAATATGCGGACTCCGATCGTAACATTCTGTGCATTAATTGCCATAAAAAGGTTAATTAATGCAGTTTCGTAAGGAATATAATCAAAACTGAGTTTtagttgatttgatttgatacagtTAAATAAGGACATTTAACGGGTGCTTGTTTCATATGACCACAGCGACAAATCAAATTGCTGTTACATCACTAGATAAAACTGCTAGTAAGTTGTAAACACAAGAGAGGGATTTCCTTATTCAAGAGTAATAAGTATCAGCAAATTGCTTAACCTTATTATTAGAACTGTTAACTAACAAAAAGGCAAATCCATGATTACCTCCTTATATCCATCAAAAAGAGCATTGTCCAGTTAAAATTGACTTAATCAACCAAGCTAATGGATTTTGTAAATCTTAGCCGGACCAGTAAAAGAtaacacaatttttttaaaattacgtTCAGATTTTCAAATCttaaaacaaagccaaaagtagTACTGAATTTTCATTTTCCAAAAGTTTAAAGTTTTGTGATGTTTTGTATATGAAATTAAGCGCGAAAACAAAAGCTCATTTGCTCTTAGCAAGAACCACACGTAATTCAGAAACCATATAACGACAGCGCCAGTTTGTTTCAGAATGCACAGTACCAGCATAGTTCAGTGCCTTGATATATAATAACAGGTCTTTTGGATAACGTAAATCTGGAAACCAAATATACCAAACCAACTGAATGCATTTACTTCACCAGAAGACAAGTTCAATGGTTATGAAATTCCTATTTCTCTGAAGCGTCAATTTATCTTGAGATAACTCGACATCTTAAACATTCATCAATATCTTAAGTTATTGCAATTATGTCAAGTCAGATATAAAATTGATGCTTGACTATTTGAAAGGGACATAAAAAGAATGTGAAAACTGTAAATACAAATTTCGCAACAAGATCTGGACAAGCATGATTTGATTATGATATCCTCAAAAGAAAACTagaataaacaaagaaaaaatgCCACCTACATCATGCTTAGACACTTGTAATAGCATAAATAGTCTCTCCTTAAATTCTACATTTCGACAAAAAAGACTTGGACATTAAGTTTAAGCATTCCTTACTCTCTTAAGCTTAAGACCACTACTTGCTGAACACATCAAATATACCATTGAAACTAAATGAACAGGGAAAACATAACAGTCCTCGACTCACCTAAAATCAAGCAGGGGACGGATATAATTTTGACCAAAATTATAGTAGTCAAAAGGTTCTCTCAATGCTTTGTGAAAAGATGAAAAGACAAAAGGATCCTGAAAAAGCGCTGCACCAATTCACATAAGTTGTTCATACGAAAAAATAATAGTACCATCTGATACTGAAGCATCTTGATGAAGTATATGCAATCCAAATACCTCAACATCCATTAACATTCGATCCAATGCAACAGCCATATTTGACACTATAATCTCTTCTGCATTTGAAATTCCACTTTGAAAAACCTGAAAAGCAACCCTGTGAATACCATGAACTACATGAACAATAAGAGAATTCCAGGAAAAATGTAAAATGCAATAACTAACATTAAAAGATATGCCAAAATCCTAAATAATCTTATCTTTCATGGACAACTTCTACAAAAAAACTTGAAGCAATTAGGGACCTGCTGTGCAGGAAATATAAGGAAAAGTTTTGTGATGAATACTGTAAGGCCAAAAAATAGTTGACTAATTGTATAGGAAATGACAGTTTGAGAAACTTTTACCCTGACAACAATGCATTAAAATTTACAATAGGAGAAGATGAGGAGTTATTCCGACAAGAGTCCTTTAAAGCATATGAAAGTTTCCAATATATATAAAGTTTGaaaaagaataaagaagaagaaagaagagaatATCATTTTGAATGAATAAAGCCATTAGTACATTACCACCGAGTCTTTGCAGAATAACAAATCAAATAGCATCCCTTGCTTTGGGAAAATTGGCTATTTATTGCTTAATATATTTGGTCCATGGAATGATAAGGATTGACAGCCAAAACTCAGAGCACAAGAATGATGAGAATCAACCAAtttgaataaaagaaaatcaaaattaaccAAAGTTCTTTCCTTCAAAAGTCTAAAAAATAGAAACACTGAAGTCACTAGGAGAAGAAAATTTCAAAGAAACAAAATGTAAACAAGTGGAAAAAAAGCATCAAAAGGACGCAAATATGGAATCAGAACATTACAGGCAGCAACACTTTTTATGAAggctagaaaaaaaaaaattagaagatGAGGCATGTCTTCCCAAATATTTATCCCAAAGAAAATGAGAGATTTATGGGGGAAAGGAACATGTTACTAATGAAAATTTGATTTCCATTAATGGGCATCACTAAATATACATTTCATGAGTACAAAAACTTCTGCTTCTGGATTCTACCAGAGCAATAAAGGAGAGAAAAGAATGAGATTGCCAAAGACCCAGCAtatgttaataaaattaataagagTAATGCACAGAAAACTAAATGAAACTAACTTTAGTTGGCAAGATGATGACTCATAAAGCTGAGTGAAAGATAAGTCATCCATTTCtttaattacttattttgaCATAGGTTTTAATGCTATAATGCTATTACTCAAACTATCATATGTTCAGGACTAAGACATGTCGTGCGTGACTCTCTTGTGAAAGAGAGATAAGAATAATTGGACACTTCTTCTCATTTGTTCAGATAATATGAAGATATCAGGAGCGTCAAAAAAGATATGGGCACTTGATACATGGTTCCCTGTCTTTAATAGTGAATGAGAAGATTTGAAACGCTGAAAGCCATAAATAATCTAGCTGATACTTATAAGACCTTAGGCATCTCATGTCAAGAAGCTAGAGTAAAATTGCATCACAATCTAAAGTATGGAGATTGCAGTATTTACTATTAGCTAATCTCAGCGTTAACCACTACAGTTACATTTTCCATATAGCAAAGGTAAACCTGAACTCTTGTGGCATTGAACACAGGCACTAGACCTAATAAACTTCTAAGCGAAAAATAAGAATTAACTATCCTAAGCAAACAAAGGCACAAATACGACTTTAAAGTGAAAACGAAAGCTTCTAAAGACGTCTAGTTTACTTTCCCAAAAAGAAATTCTGAAAAATACAAAAGAACACCTGGATCCTAAAGCTCTAAAATACTGGAATAGCTGCTGGCTTATTTAAATGgacataaaataaaactatagaAACCATaaaaagtttttcaaaaatcccaaataaaaaatataatatctagACCATGATTCTGagtctcttaattttttttaattgttgatcACAACAAGAAAAGGAGTACACTTCATTTCATAAACAAATGCTAAGAGGAAAAAGCAAGCGAAATTTATATAGTCACAAAAAGAGTCAGAGAGAATACTAATCAGTAGTCTATCCCATATTAGTATGCAGGTTCAGAAATCGAATGCTACTAGAACATACATTAATGTGTGCACTAAGAGTATGTGTTTCAGGTTTAATATTTACTGCATTTCTATAATTCTGTAGAAGAACTTCCATCCCTGCTGCAACATTTAAAGGCAATCTTCCAGCCTCTGCTTCCTCCCTAATTCCGGTCAGCAACTCTGCAAAGATTTTCAACATAAGCAAACCAATTAACCTCGTGTTGCCGTTATACACACAACTaatcaatttatattataagcgaagagaaatttaaaaagaaaccGACTCATCTCTGTCACTACACataaacaaaaacacaaaacaaGATCAAGATGAAGAAGTAAGAATAAGCAGAGCAATATGTATGATTGAATGTAAGAGTAAAAACAAAAACCTTGTTCAGTTGTAGCATCAAGAAAAGTAGGCTTATTAGTATTACTATCCTTCTTCGGGTTCACATTATGCGGAGAAGAAAGAAGAGATTCTTTATCATCGCCGTCGTGGTTAATAAGTTGAGGGATTGGATTAGCGTTGAGAGGAgacggagaagaagaagaagaggaaaagAAACAAGGACAAATAGACCTGGACTTGAGTGATGGAAACGATAAAGAAGAAGAGTGGAAGAATATAGAAACCCTAGTTAATGGCGGTGAGAAGAGAGCAGGAGAAACAGTGTAAGCTATCATCTCTGTTAATACTCATaaacaacaaaatcaaacaattttcaattcttcttcttattcttaTTGTTATCTGTTAGTAGTTAGTATTTTTCAAGAAAACGGTGGATGTGTGTGTGTTTTTGTTCGCtgctttctttctttcttttatctttccTTTTTCGGTAAAACCCACTTTTAACCCATAAACTTGTTAAATTTAGCGTTAATTACAGTTACAATGTGAATTTCGAAATTTGGCAATATCAATTATCGACTTTCATTTTTGGGGAAATCGAAACACCGGacaatcatacaacaacaaaAGTATCGACATGGGTATATATTATTATGTCCACGTCAATATTTTTTTACCGCGGTATTCTGATTTGCCGAAAAATAAAAGTCGCTttgtcaaatttcaaaatttatagtGTAATTACAAATCACGCTACAATTTGTAATTTGATTTAcaattaatctttaaatttttcatttgcACCTTTTAACTTTAGTTTTGTACTATATGTAAGTTTCAAAAACATATGAGTAAAACATGaccaatataataatatttcattatAATTGTCAGCCAGTTCAATGGTTGGTTCAGAGagaattttaagttaataaaacatgatcattttgataaattaaacgATATGAGTAAAACAGCGTCGTTTTACGGCCCGACTTGTAGCTTATATAGCAGTCTGGTATCACTTAGACGGCCATTTTGGAGTGTGTATGCACGCAACAGACGGATATCCAATTAAGTAGCCAATTGTTGGAAAAATAGAAGTTCGGAAACTGGAGAAAGGCGAAATTAAAAACGAGGGACGGGATATATAAAAGTCGTATAGTATAGGGACCTAAAATATGTTTAGCcaattttaatctatttataTCCATGAGCATCAAGTTGATCGGCGATGTGGCATTTcaacttaaatccctaaatcgAAATAGCAAAGTAACCTATGAGCACAACAAACAgtgaaaacaaataaaaatctcAGAATGCAGAGATTTTGCACCAAGTTCCGATGTTTCGCcgaaaaatcaatcaaaacttCACTCATCTCCAGTCGCCAACTACACTCTTCTCCCCAGCTTCTTCATCAGCCTCTCCGTTTCACATCTGCTACTCATAAGTGGAGCCTTAATGCAAATTTTATCCCAACTCCTGTCAACTTCCCACTCGCTTCTTCCGGATCCCTTCTCTCTGTACGTTAattggtttttcttttttattctttaacgTGATTGTTTGCCGTTTATTAATTGTCTGTAAACTGTTTGATGAAATCTCATAGAGAGAAGAAACATTAGCatgtttttaatttgtaaatttggTAAACTCTGAAGAGTTTTATTAACTTGCAAGTCTTATAAACAAGTAGAAATGTTACAGCTTCTATTCATTTTACTTCTATTGGACTGATTTAAGTAGCTTAAGTTATTCATGTGGCAGTCATCAACATTATCCTAACACATtcatttgatttgaatttaGTTAGTTCAGGTGCGTCATGTTTCGTCAAGAGAACGGAAAAAGAGGAGGAAGCCCATGACACCAGTTACCTCCAAAGTCAAGAAAATCAAAATGAAGTCTTATTCGTAGGTTTAATCAATTTAGTTACTCTCCTTGCTTTGATATGTAGGCACTTGTATATCTCGTCAAATATTTGATTCCACTTATATTGTTCAGGTCCTACAAGTCCAGATTTCGGACAATGAAAGATGGATCTATCCGCCGTTGGAGGGAGGGCAAGAGTCATAATGCGCACCTGAAGGTATGGTTCATATGTTTAAGGCACGAGTCTTTTCTTCTTAGTTTTGTGTGAAATGCAGCATGTATTTTGCAACATGCATCCCTGAAAGAATAAGTTGACAGATATAGTTCATTATCTCGATTGTTTAAATAGTGAGCTGATTCTACTTCCCTTGCCATATAGTATTAGTTTCTCATGTATGTAGTAGAGAGGATGGTGATTACCACCTAACTGCTCCTCCTCTTACATTATACGTGTCTATATTGGCATGACATATTACCTCCACTGTATTCCAAGAACAAGGTTAAATTGCTCTTATATTGTTTGGTGTTAAGAAATTTTATGAAGttaactttttaatattattcttTGAGCGAGTAAATTTGTCTACTATCCTTGCTGTGTCTGGGTTTAAGGTAACTCTGCAATATCTAGTATTGggttttatttgattaagtGTCGCATATGAATTCAGGAAGATATTGAGATTTGAGCTGGACATAAGAAATGTTGgatgtaattaaaaaattatgctgGGGTGAATAAATTAGGTGATGCAGCAGATCTTTTTTCTTCTATTCAACCCCTTCTCATTGTCATGCAAGCAGAGATAGCTCCAATTATGTCATAGATAATGGGCCTTATACTAAAACCAACCTTCATCTAAATCCCCATTCCCAATGACCACCTAAGTTGACCCTAACTTGCAAaaaggtaaattttagtttggaCACATGATATAGACAGAAATATTCAATGTGAGTTTGAACTAAATTAACTACACTAAGATCAATTGTTGCATATTAGTCTGCGGCTGCTTTCTGGTTGTCACTGTAACCAGAAAAAAATTGAAGCTCATagaatctttttttaatttattattattaaaattattttataacttctCCATATCATAGTAATTTACAAGTGCAAACAACTCCTTATGGTAGGaaatttaagtgatttttatGGAGAGGATCGAGAACTAGAGagaaattttaatgtttttcttTCCTGCCTTGTACCTCGGGGAAAGCCTCCGTCTCTACTCAAAGACTTTGCACAGATTCAGTATCATAACATTTctgaaagtttttaaaaaaaaaatttgcttAAAATTTCTTTGTGGAATAATTCTTGGCTAGCTGCAAGTCTTTGGACAATGCTACAAGTTTGGTCATTACATGTGCATGACATTGGCATAGATTCAACATGACTTTGACCATTTTATATTCATTTAGTCACTTCTCCGTGCATCTTCTCGTTAGAAACAGGCTTGATTGCCTCTTCTACGACCTGCACCATATCCAAGCATAGGATGCGAACTGGAATAGATTCCGAAGATGTAATTTAGGAACTAAAAAACCCTACATCTACTTACGGATTTCTTTCTTTATGATACAAATTGAGAAGTTGAGATGAAGGCAGCAAAAATATATTGCAGAATTGTACTTATTTGTAAGCCCGAATAAAGAtggaagaaaataaatatacaagGGTCATATAAAAGCCTCAAACCAGAACTAGGATTTCACTAATAAGATGAAtcctacaaaaaaaaaagttgtccTGGATAACTTTTTTGTACTGAATGTGACGTTAAGCTACTGCTGTTTTAAATTACAGTATCATGGTATATTCATGACCTTTGTTTGACTTACCCATAAACTATATTGCATGTAAGTGGAAATGCTGACACGAGAAAatgttgaaaagaaaaatggcgaaataaaataatattttttgtaagaATATGTTATGAATACAAACTTTTGAAGTTTCAAAAGGTTTCGAAAATGTAGTACTCGATAATATTCCGTGCAATATAGGCCATAAAGGAATAGTCGGGCTACACAGATGCTATAATCAATTTACTTAGACGAAAATGGCATGCCCCTGCATCATTCTCATATCCTATCTAATACTGATAATTATAGTTAGTAGTttttgtaattgaaaattcCTTGCCGAGAAGTCCTTTCTGCTTGTAATTGATATATGTTGGTGTTCAATGCAGTCGACGAAAGCAAAGCGTAGACTCAGAAAACCTTCAACAGTTCCAGTAGCATATGCCAAAGTTATGAAGAAACTTAATTTCTGTGGTTGAAGCTGTCAGCAGCTGTCAGCAATTATCTGACTTGAGGAAAAAAAATGTTGGAGAATTCGTATTAGCAACAATTTGAGCCTGAGCCGGAAGAAATTGTAGCACTGATGTTCTGAAGCTGTGAGCCTATTGTTTGAACAACTTACGGCTTATAATAGGTGTTAGGCTGCTTTACTGTCTATTAGGTAATAGATTGACTGCATGACAAGTTCTAGTACTGGATAAACTTTTTGGCTTTAGCAGTATAATTTGGTTAATAAATTTTGTTGGATTGATGGTGGTGAAGAGTTCAAGATTGTGGTTAATTAAATTGACCAAATTTTTTAagcctttttatatatttttaataattattctttatcggataatatttttgaacttcTAATAATTTAGTTGATTCTGTTATTGATGATTCAGTTCAATTTTAGTCGAAGTGACAGTACATTACTAGCTTGGTGTATGGACAGAGCAAAGAGGATAGAAAGCGTAGATGATATGAAATGCGTTTCAGGTGTTGGCCGGAAGATGGCATTGTGGGAGGCTTAAAGAAGCGTTTCATCATTAGACATTATCCTTAGTGAGACTTCTATTTGTAGCTGCATAAGCATTACACGAGagattaaatttatttgagttTTTGGCATTTGAACTTTTTGAAGTAACTATTTGAATGTCTGaacttttaatgttttaattctttaaaaaagttcaccaaacaaatatttttcataCGAGTTTACCACAATAGTCGACTGAAAAAATAATACTCcaaaattgtaaattaataGTATATCAAAGAACAAATTACAAAAGCAATTGTAAGTTGCCATGCTACAGCCACTATCAAAACGATAGATAATAAATAACCCCCTcaccaaaaaatttaattattccaATTGATACACTTCCAGGATGAGGTAATATCAATCTTCTTGTAAAGCTTTCATCAAGTACAACCGGCTAAAGCTTTGCCCAGTAACCCTGCATGCATTGTTAGATGATGAAGACCAATTAGTcccaaaaaaacaaacgttacagaatttAAGTTCTGAAACATGATCACCCTTGGAAACTAAATCAGACTTCTCGCCCTTAATTGAAATAATCATATTTCATTCTTTGTACAGAAGAGATCAGAAAATTATAACTATGCAGCAAGAGGCACTATCTACATAACTATCTCTTGCCAAGAACGATTTGAAGAACTAGACAAAAATCCATCATATAAACCTTCATGTTCTAAGCATCagttaaaataaatgaaaaactaTGCAAACCGCTGCATCAGAAAAAATTAATGGAGCAAGATACTTGTGTATTTATCTACACAAAGGGCATGGATAAGGACAATAGGATGTAGGACTTACGTACAAGCATCGTCATGGGAACAAGTCAAACATCACTAGTTAGAAAAGTACTAGTTCGCAGTAAAGGATATTCAAGGCAAGTCAAAGGACTAGAAAGAAATTGATAAGTAGAGGAAATAGACTCAGATAATAGTCCAAATACAATATGTAAGAAACCTAAGTAGCCGTAAACAAAGACAGCAGAAATTATCCGACATTTGACAAAATAAATACTTGGCTTCCTAGCAAAAAGAAATGTCAGAAAGAGACAGTTTCTGTATATAAAACATACCCATTAATTTGGTTGCAAAAGTTGGAAATTTGATTTGTGATGAGGAAGCTATCCAAACGTGATGGTTCAGGTATTGGCTTGAAGACGGCGTTTGAAGGATCTTCCTCAGGCAAAAGCTCCTCTCCTGCAGCTTTACGTGCCATGTTCTCTGACCTGCAACACCATAATGTCGGATATAGAAATTTTACACTTAGAAACTATAAACTAATGAACATATAAGAAGAAACATATTGTACCACTAATGTTGCATCAAAGAAGATCATATAAGGAAAAAACTATGCTGTATCATTAATGTTGCATCAAAGGGaaatgctaaaaaagagaaGTAAACAATAGCCAACAAATGAACAAAACCAATGCTTCAAAAGTTCATACAAATACAGACCGATTAAAAAACAGCATTTTTCGCTTAAACGGATGAGCATTGTtccaaattatattttcaaaattcagATAGACTAGCACAATGTCAAATTATCAAGCCTGCATAATAACCCTCCTTCAAATTCCTTCAACATTATGAAAAGctaaattacaataattagATATTCTAAGACAAGCATCCCTTGATGAAAACTGTTCTTATCCTAAAATAAATACACATTACCTTCTCTTCTGAAGCCAAGCTTGCTGCTGAGCTTGTTGCCGTGAAAGATTCCGATAGTAAAATTGGAACTGCAAGAGAATGGTAATTTGCACATTATTTTACAGGTCACTGAAAGCTGGgatatgaaaaaagaaaaatactaacCTTCTGCTGTTCAATTGACAATTCATCCATGCATTCGACCAAAAATTCGACATTTCTCTCCAAAAATGGACTGGTTGATAATTGGAGGCGATCATAATCACACTAATACAAGAAATGAAAGAGGAAAAGTAAAACTAATAGAACCAACATTTACAtaaaatttgtcaaaaaaaaaagttgatagcTTACTTGGGTGACAGGTGAATCAGCCTCTTGCTCAGTCATGAAGGCGCTGATAAGCGCAGAATTTGAAACCTTGATCTGTAAGAAGAGGAAACTATTATGAAATGATATCATAAGATAAGCCTTCTTTCAGTAGCATTAAAACGCACTATTAGTTAACAAAATAAAGAGCTAAGTTATTCTTCAGGATAGGTTTCAAAAGCTTACAGGAATTTCCTCAAAGATATCAACCCATGACAAGTTTTTCTCTCTCAGCCTATGGAGCAAAAGAAGCATTAAGACAATATATGTTCACCATTTTAATAACCATGCCATGTCAGAAACAGAAAGAATTATACTCACTTCTCCCCAGTAAAATTGTTAGTTCGGTACAGATCCATGAAAGCATCAGAAAGCTTCAAGGCCTTGAGAGCTAAGACACCTTGATTGGATCTTGAAGGATCATATATAATACAAACACATCGACTAATATTTTCCTGCAATTACCAACATATAATCACtgaaattataaacaaaatatgaCATGGAACATTAAGCCAATCAAAGAACTGAACGACTATGAAACACGTGTATTGAATAGAACCAAATATGTAggaattacattttttttaactcaTTAAAACCAGGACCAACAATAAATGATTAATACAATATTCACCAAAGCCTTGTGGCAAATACTGGTGAAATTATCTTCAATTGAATTACCGACAAAAGCTAAATCAGAATTCCAGTGTCTATTTTGGTAGCAAGAATACAATTCCAATTTCCTTAGCCATCACAGTAGCTGCAATAAATATAATTTGGGGGCCAGTATTTAATTGACATTTAAAATCTAAGAAGTTGATATTAAGGTAGATGTCTAGATT
This window of the Mercurialis annua linkage group LG5, ddMerAnnu1.2, whole genome shotgun sequence genome carries:
- the LOC126681220 gene encoding glycerol-3-phosphate acyltransferase, chloroplastic isoform X1; the encoded protein is MIAYTVSPALFSPPLTRVSIFFHSSSLSFPSLKSRSICPCFFSSSSSSPSPLNANPIPQLINHDGDDKESLLSSPHNVNPKKDSNTNKPTFLDATTEQELLTGIREEAEAGRLPLNVAAGMEVLLQNYRNAVFQSGISNAEEIIVSNMAVALDRMLMDVEDPFVFSSFHKALREPFDYYNFGQNYIRPLLDFRNSYVGNVSIFHEVEEKLEQGHNIILMSNHQTEADPAVIALLLEKTYPRIAENLIYIAGDRVVTDPLCKPFSMGRNLICVYSKKHMGDDPKLTKMKRKANIRSLKEMAMILRDGSRIIWIAPSGGRDRPDSLTGEWFPAYFDASTVDNMRRLTEHSGVPGHIYPLALLCHDIMPPPAEVQKEIGERRVISYHGTGFSIAPKMSFSEIAAACENHEEAAEAYAQFLYGSVAEQYNVLKSAIHGKRGLAASTSRVLLSQPWN
- the LOC126679901 gene encoding uncharacterized protein LOC126679901, which translates into the protein MQRFCTKFRCFAEKSIKTSLISSRQLHSSPQLLHQPLRFTSATHKWSLNANFIPTPVNFPLASSGSLLSLVQVRHVSSRERKKRRKPMTPVTSKVKKIKMKSYSSYKSRFRTMKDGSIRRWREGKSHNAHLKSTKAKRRLRKPSTVPVAYAKVMKKLNFCG
- the LOC126679899 gene encoding eukaryotic translation initiation factor 3 subunit H; the encoded protein is MANTNPNTTSVPRSFLQVAATEEVAPPLRVVQIEGLVILKIIKHCKEFSPALVTGQLLGLDVGSVLEVTNCFPFPIREEDEEIEADGANYQLEMMRCLREVNVDNNTVGWYQSTLLGSFQTVELIETFMNYQENISRCVCIIYDPSRSNQGVLALKALKLSDAFMDLYRTNNFTGEKLREKNLSWVDIFEEIPIKVSNSALISAFMTEQEADSPVTQCDYDRLQLSTSPFLERNVEFLVECMDELSIEQQKFQFYYRNLSRQQAQQQAWLQKRRSENMARKAAGEELLPEEDPSNAVFKPIPEPSRLDSFLITNQISNFCNQINGVTGQSFSRLYLMKALQED